The following coding sequences lie in one Deltaproteobacteria bacterium genomic window:
- a CDS encoding serine/threonine protein kinase, whose amino-acid sequence MMQDPGDSLEQALRVVALEVADEDIDARLSWRTFATTELGESLPPITVGRFEVLRRIGHGGFGRVYEGWDPRLRRRVALKLHASAELPGRARARFLREAQTLARMSRPDIVEVFGFGTCDDGVYFAMALLDGTTLRAWQSQPRAWRACVELYIGVAEALAAMHDAGLVHRDVKPDNVIVRADGRVCLIDFGLAAADPSRAATQPGSGGGPTGTASGGTVGYAAPEQLAHGVGDARSDQFALCVSLFEGLTGRWPFAPDQIAQMARGGAVRLRAAGIPRPLGRVLARGLMPDPTRRFPSLHALADALRAVSSRRPRALIWGPAVALAGLLPAVLLPASRPCGSSELGDESLADFEQGLVDRGVPASEAARRRAALERRRGRIGELQQQACDGRDGGTTQADAVLACLRRADRAAVELTQVLATHGVEGSGGAELLGSLPDPQACVAANEASDDEAVQALLAALDRVRVQLAVGAVLDAQAGAAQAVSTAQALARPDLRLSAMGLQARALDQLGRDVEAGEVLRTAVALAQVQADDHAQAELWTRLARLESVDLDDAAAAEHALAQAEVVVRRLGDPAPLSIDLRLAEASLREIAGDVEGVTRALDQARALLTAQGGEDDLRSIGVTTKLAGLAAQRRDWERADTLYREARARLLVREGPGSANVLAVSFDLALDAFEQGRFDDAAIAFAELLATQRESFGDDSVVLAPTLVMLAQIHLQQGDLIGAQAAGERAWRLQRDGLPPGHAERGSALAVLSRVHATSGDTAAFLDVNLRLLADLDAIGDTRDARPLSRNIGWALCELRRCAGAAPYFERLRRLATEDTDRVAALHGLARVAWASGDANAAREGFEAALAIAEADLAAAEPRELADLRLHYAQLLTEIAPGSSRIRTLARDAATLYRQIGTASADAERALALANSQ is encoded by the coding sequence GTGATGCAGGACCCGGGGGATTCGCTCGAGCAGGCGCTGCGCGTGGTCGCCCTCGAGGTCGCGGACGAGGACATCGACGCGCGCCTGTCGTGGCGCACGTTCGCGACCACGGAGCTCGGCGAATCGCTGCCGCCGATCACCGTCGGTCGGTTCGAGGTGCTGCGCCGCATCGGTCATGGTGGCTTCGGCCGCGTGTACGAGGGTTGGGATCCCCGCCTGCGACGCCGGGTGGCGCTCAAGCTGCACGCGAGCGCCGAGCTCCCTGGCCGCGCGCGGGCCCGCTTCCTGCGCGAGGCCCAGACACTCGCGCGGATGTCACGGCCGGACATCGTCGAGGTCTTCGGCTTCGGCACCTGCGACGATGGCGTGTACTTCGCGATGGCGCTGCTCGACGGCACCACGCTGCGGGCGTGGCAGTCGCAGCCGCGAGCGTGGCGAGCGTGCGTCGAGCTCTACATCGGCGTCGCCGAGGCGCTGGCGGCCATGCACGACGCCGGGCTGGTCCACCGCGACGTGAAGCCGGACAACGTGATCGTGCGGGCCGATGGTCGCGTGTGCCTGATCGATTTCGGGCTCGCGGCCGCCGATCCCTCGCGGGCGGCGACCCAGCCCGGCAGCGGTGGCGGCCCGACCGGCACCGCGAGCGGCGGGACCGTTGGCTACGCCGCGCCGGAGCAGCTTGCCCACGGCGTCGGGGATGCGCGCAGCGACCAGTTCGCGCTGTGCGTGAGCCTGTTCGAAGGCCTCACGGGGCGCTGGCCGTTCGCCCCGGATCAGATCGCGCAGATGGCCCGCGGCGGTGCGGTGCGGCTGCGTGCTGCCGGGATCCCGCGGCCGCTGGGCCGCGTGCTCGCGCGCGGGCTGATGCCCGATCCCACGCGACGCTTTCCCAGTCTCCACGCGCTGGCCGACGCGCTGCGGGCGGTGTCGTCACGACGGCCGCGCGCGTTGATCTGGGGACCCGCGGTGGCGCTCGCAGGCCTGCTCCCGGCGGTGCTGTTGCCGGCTTCGCGGCCGTGCGGGAGCTCGGAGCTGGGCGACGAGTCCCTCGCGGATTTCGAGCAGGGACTCGTCGACCGTGGGGTGCCGGCGAGCGAGGCCGCCCGACGCCGCGCGGCGCTCGAGCGTCGCCGAGGCCGCATCGGCGAGCTGCAGCAACAAGCCTGCGACGGGCGCGACGGCGGCACGACCCAGGCCGACGCGGTGTTGGCGTGCCTGCGGCGCGCCGATCGGGCCGCCGTCGAGCTCACGCAGGTGCTCGCGACCCACGGGGTCGAGGGCTCGGGTGGTGCCGAGCTGCTGGGCTCGCTGCCGGATCCGCAGGCGTGCGTCGCGGCGAACGAGGCCAGTGACGACGAGGCGGTGCAGGCCCTGCTCGCCGCGCTCGATCGGGTCCGCGTGCAGCTGGCGGTCGGTGCAGTGCTCGATGCCCAAGCCGGCGCCGCGCAGGCGGTCAGCACCGCGCAGGCGCTGGCGCGGCCCGACCTGCGGCTGTCGGCGATGGGCCTGCAGGCCCGCGCGCTCGATCAGCTCGGCCGCGACGTCGAGGCCGGCGAGGTGCTGCGCACCGCCGTCGCACTCGCCCAGGTCCAGGCCGACGATCACGCGCAGGCCGAGCTGTGGACCCGCCTCGCACGACTCGAGAGCGTCGACCTCGATGACGCCGCGGCGGCCGAGCACGCGCTCGCGCAGGCCGAGGTCGTGGTCCGTCGGCTGGGCGACCCGGCGCCGCTGTCGATCGACCTGCGGTTGGCCGAGGCGAGCCTGCGCGAGATTGCCGGTGACGTCGAGGGCGTGACGCGAGCACTCGACCAGGCGCGCGCGCTGCTGACCGCCCAGGGCGGTGAGGACGATCTGCGCAGCATCGGCGTGACCACGAAGCTGGCGGGGTTGGCCGCGCAGCGTCGCGACTGGGAGCGCGCCGACACGCTGTACCGCGAGGCGCGGGCGCGGTTGCTGGTGCGCGAGGGCCCGGGCAGCGCCAACGTGCTCGCGGTGTCGTTCGACCTCGCGCTCGATGCCTTCGAGCAGGGGCGCTTCGACGACGCCGCCATCGCGTTCGCCGAGCTGCTCGCGACGCAGCGCGAGAGCTTCGGCGACGACTCCGTGGTGCTCGCCCCGACGCTGGTGATGCTGGCGCAGATCCACCTGCAGCAGGGCGACCTGATCGGCGCGCAAGCGGCCGGCGAGCGCGCCTGGCGACTGCAACGCGACGGCCTGCCGCCGGGACACGCGGAGCGCGGCAGTGCGCTCGCGGTGCTGTCGCGGGTGCACGCGACCTCGGGCGATACGGCGGCGTTCCTCGACGTCAACCTGCGGCTGCTGGCCGATCTCGACGCCATCGGCGACACCCGCGATGCGCGGCCGCTGTCGCGCAACATCGGCTGGGCGCTGTGCGAGCTACGGCGCTGCGCCGGCGCGGCGCCGTACTTCGAGCGCCTGCGGCGACTCGCCACCGAGGACACCGATCGCGTCGCCGCGCTCCACGGCCTGGCCCGCGTGGCATGGGCGAGCGGCGACGCGAACGCGGCGCGAGAGGGCTTCGAGGCCGCACTCGCCATCGCCGAGGCCGACCTCGCCGCCGCCGAGCCGCGTGAACTCGCCGACCTGCGGCTGCACTACGCCCAGCTGCTCACCGAGATTGCACCCGGGTCATCGCGGATTCGCACCCTCGCCCGCGATGCGGCGACGCTGTATCGGCAGATCGGAACCGCGTCGGCCGATGCCGAGCGGGCGCTGGCGCTGGCAAATTCACAATAG
- a CDS encoding sigma-70 family RNA polymerase sigma factor: protein MGDEALWTRACEGEHAAWVAVCRSLHGRVHRFFARRVADDDVGDLTQQTMSAFITARPRLSPDTKVRGYVLGIACNLLAAHVRRRHQHAVGELELVSAHDLEPRPSTALRMRDDRRALLDALRHLPLAMQNLIELYYFEDLSTPQIAAMLEMPDNTVRSRLARARAALRTRVEGTPTASVNTELPTDDDDRWARSFAVELGLDEAVAAD, encoded by the coding sequence ATGGGCGACGAAGCGCTGTGGACCCGCGCCTGCGAGGGTGAGCACGCGGCGTGGGTCGCCGTGTGCCGCTCGCTGCACGGCCGCGTCCACCGGTTCTTCGCACGGCGGGTCGCGGACGACGACGTCGGCGACCTGACCCAGCAGACCATGTCGGCGTTCATCACGGCCCGCCCGCGGCTGTCGCCGGACACCAAGGTCCGCGGCTACGTGCTCGGCATCGCGTGCAACCTGTTGGCGGCCCACGTCCGCCGACGTCACCAGCACGCCGTCGGCGAGCTCGAGCTGGTCAGCGCCCACGATCTCGAGCCCCGGCCCTCGACCGCGCTGCGCATGCGCGACGACCGTCGCGCGCTGCTCGACGCGCTGCGGCACCTGCCGCTGGCGATGCAGAACCTCATCGAGCTCTATTACTTCGAGGACCTCTCGACACCGCAGATCGCCGCCATGCTCGAGATGCCCGACAACACCGTGCGCAGCCGCCTGGCCCGGGCACGCGCAGCCCTGCGCACCCGCGTCGAGGGTACGCCCACGGCTTCGGTGAACACCGAGCTGCCGACCGACGACGACGACCGCTGGGCGCGGAGCTTCGCGGTCGAGCTCGGACTGGACGAGGCGGTCGCCGCCGACTGA
- a CDS encoding elongation factor G: MESAMLDLAKTRNIGISAHIDSGKTTLTERILFYTGKIHKIEEVKGKSGVGATMDSMELERERGITIQSAATHVTWADHHVNIIDTPGHVDFTIEVERALSVLDGAILVLCGVAGVQSQSLTVDRQMRRYNVPRLAFINKMDRSGADAYRVHEALRSKLKLNAVMMTLPIGAEDLFEGVIDLLTRQAYYFDGANGETVRAAPIPAGYEDKVEEWRAKLCEAVAEFDDALTEKFLEGQELTAEEMMPVIRKATIELKLVPTFCGSAYKNKGVQTMLDGVTSYLPDPTEVTNKAFVREGGTEKEVVLETVDEKPLCSLAFKLEDGRYGQLTYLRLYQGKVSKGDSIYNTRTGQKSKVGRLVRMHADKMEDIDGASAGDIVALFGIDCAAGDTFTGSEVHYSLRSMFVPDPVIFYAVKPKDNAMLANFSKALNRFSKEDPTFKVRRDEESGETIIAGMGELHLDVYIERMRREYKVDTIVGEPQVAYRETIQREVPYEYTHRKQTGGSGQYAKIGGAMRPLVDAPPGEHYRFLDKIVGGIIPREFIPSVDHGFQIAKDRGVLIGFPVVDIEMELNDGGFHAVDSSDIAFQVAARAAFKEAMRKAEPVVLEPLMRVEVETPEDFQGAVQTTLIRRRGIIVGSDTKAGSNAIEAHVPLSEMFGYSTELRSATQGKAEYSMEFEKYAPVPRNVQEALVEKYKDRPKG; this comes from the coding sequence ATGGAAAGCGCCATGCTCGACCTCGCGAAGACCCGGAACATCGGCATCTCGGCCCACATCGACTCGGGCAAGACCACGCTCACCGAGCGAATCCTCTTTTACACCGGCAAGATCCACAAGATCGAAGAGGTCAAGGGCAAGTCCGGCGTCGGTGCCACGATGGACTCGATGGAGCTGGAGCGCGAGCGCGGCATCACCATCCAGTCGGCCGCGACGCACGTGACCTGGGCCGACCATCACGTCAACATCATCGACACACCCGGACACGTCGACTTCACGATCGAGGTCGAGCGCGCGCTGTCGGTGCTCGACGGCGCCATCCTGGTGCTGTGCGGCGTCGCGGGTGTGCAGTCGCAGTCGCTGACGGTCGATCGTCAGATGCGCCGCTACAACGTGCCGCGCCTGGCCTTCATCAACAAGATGGATCGCTCGGGTGCCGACGCCTACCGCGTGCACGAGGCGCTGCGCAGCAAGCTCAAGCTCAACGCCGTGATGATGACCCTGCCGATCGGCGCGGAGGATCTCTTCGAGGGCGTCATCGACCTGCTGACCCGCCAGGCCTACTACTTCGACGGCGCCAACGGTGAGACCGTGCGCGCGGCCCCGATCCCGGCCGGCTACGAGGACAAGGTCGAGGAGTGGCGCGCCAAGCTGTGCGAGGCGGTCGCCGAGTTCGACGACGCCCTCACCGAGAAGTTCCTCGAGGGCCAGGAGCTGACCGCCGAGGAGATGATGCCGGTCATCCGCAAGGCGACCATCGAGCTCAAGCTCGTGCCGACCTTCTGCGGCAGCGCCTACAAGAACAAGGGCGTGCAGACGATGCTCGACGGCGTCACGAGCTACCTGCCGGACCCCACCGAGGTGACCAACAAGGCCTTCGTCCGCGAGGGTGGCACCGAGAAGGAGGTCGTGCTCGAGACGGTCGACGAGAAGCCGCTGTGCTCACTCGCGTTCAAGCTCGAGGACGGTCGCTACGGCCAGCTGACGTACCTGCGCCTGTACCAGGGCAAGGTCTCGAAGGGCGACAGCATCTACAACACCCGCACCGGCCAGAAGAGCAAGGTCGGTCGTCTGGTGCGCATGCACGCCGACAAGATGGAGGACATCGACGGCGCGAGCGCGGGCGACATCGTCGCGCTGTTCGGCATCGACTGCGCCGCCGGTGACACCTTCACCGGCAGCGAGGTGCACTACTCGCTGCGCTCGATGTTCGTGCCCGATCCGGTCATCTTCTACGCGGTCAAGCCCAAGGACAACGCCATGCTGGCGAACTTCTCGAAGGCGCTGAACCGCTTCTCGAAGGAAGACCCGACCTTCAAGGTCCGCCGCGACGAGGAGTCGGGCGAGACCATCATCGCCGGCATGGGCGAGCTGCACCTCGACGTGTACATCGAGCGCATGCGTCGCGAGTACAAGGTCGACACCATCGTCGGCGAGCCGCAGGTCGCGTACCGCGAGACCATCCAGCGCGAGGTCCCGTACGAGTACACGCACCGCAAGCAGACCGGTGGCTCCGGTCAGTACGCGAAGATCGGCGGCGCGATGCGTCCGCTGGTCGACGCCCCTCCCGGCGAGCACTACCGCTTCCTCGACAAGATCGTCGGCGGCATCATCCCCCGCGAGTTCATCCCCTCGGTGGATCACGGCTTCCAGATCGCCAAGGACCGCGGCGTGCTCATCGGCTTCCCGGTGGTCGACATCGAGATGGAGCTCAACGACGGTGGCTTCCACGCCGTCGACTCGAGCGACATCGCGTTCCAAGTTGCGGCCCGCGCCGCCTTCAAGGAGGCGATGCGCAAGGCCGAGCCGGTCGTGCTCGAGCCGCTGATGCGCGTGGAGGTCGAGACCCCGGAGGACTTCCAGGGTGCGGTCCAGACCACGCTCATCCGTCGCCGCGGCATCATCGTCGGCTCCGACACCAAGGCCGGATCGAACGCGATCGAGGCCCACGTGCCGCTGTCGGAGATGTTCGGCTACTCGACCGAGCTCCGCTCCGCCACGCAGGGCAAGGCCGAGTACTCGATGGAGTTCGAGAAGTACGCGCCGGTGCCCCGCAACGTGCAGGAGGCGCTGGTGGAGAAGTACAAGGATCGCCCGAAGGGCTGA
- a CDS encoding serine/threonine protein kinase produces the protein MGVSGGGGSIDAAIGSPSIDPFELERARVDVIAAVFDEAELPPRIGRYVVLEQVGKGSSGVVYKSYDPELDRRVAIKLLRAGNRGLPEIDDELLREARAIARLNHPNVVAVHDVGTVPRTRADPGGLFVVMEFVDGESLAQWLQRGGHGWSAVLDALMPVGEALSAAHALGVVHRDVKPANVLLGRDGRAKLADFGLAHAVASTDAALSQSQRGDRFRHAVVGTPATMAPEQHGGRETDARTDQYGYCATLFMALHGRAPFAGRDLEVLLAAKRAHAPQYAGALPRWLVAAIHRGLSPEPAGRFADMAALLEALRRGRGRKRRWLGRAAVATSAAAVVAFAVHGAEPSAVERCVSDGQQRAAAVWNDDARASLRAGLLATGAPQAERAALRLDAQLVTVAADHAEVRAEVCASLGVADPPPAQVVEQLACLDGTLSDIGELVTLAGDADADLVRELNRVLGGVTSPRSCVLRPHVEVHADPELDVLLRRARLHERATHLASAEQLARTALALAEQRQATGAAAQAHDVLCHVIAQRDGREPAIAACDAALFTAESAGDHLRAALAAKQLMHLLAGRAEAERVYGLAAAHLAALVERPPWLEIGLMTELAWMREREGRLSEAAAIADEALTAAIAEHGPDDIELVSILNGAGSLAFRTGRLSRAQELYQRAIDIQVRERGDDDPDVAVMLHNLGGLELERGEPHRARETLTRALSMRVAAFGARSPRVTMTLLRLARATVRTGDGVEAELLARTAVANAAAPDHGGAELRSVAERTLAWVLAQTDRCAEAIAVLDGVASPLELDDERGEELTVRGGCQARRGDPTAGATLTAAMAAFERFYGDDARDVVAPALLLAAWHRERHELAQARVVATRALEICRRREGSPAEQREVEALVAALE, from the coding sequence GTGGGAGTGAGCGGCGGTGGCGGCTCGATCGATGCGGCGATCGGCTCGCCGAGCATCGACCCCTTCGAGCTCGAGCGCGCCCGCGTCGACGTCATCGCTGCGGTGTTCGACGAAGCCGAGCTACCGCCGCGCATCGGTCGCTACGTCGTGCTCGAGCAGGTCGGCAAGGGCAGCAGCGGCGTGGTGTACAAGTCGTACGATCCAGAGCTCGACCGGCGAGTCGCGATCAAGCTGCTGCGTGCGGGCAATCGTGGGCTCCCCGAGATCGACGACGAGCTGCTGCGCGAAGCCCGAGCGATCGCACGACTGAACCACCCCAACGTGGTCGCGGTGCACGATGTCGGTACCGTGCCACGCACGCGTGCGGATCCCGGCGGCCTCTTCGTGGTGATGGAGTTCGTCGACGGCGAGTCGCTCGCGCAGTGGTTGCAGCGCGGTGGCCATGGTTGGTCGGCGGTGCTCGACGCGCTGATGCCGGTGGGGGAGGCGTTGTCGGCCGCGCACGCCCTCGGGGTCGTCCACCGCGACGTGAAGCCGGCCAACGTGCTGCTGGGTCGGGACGGACGCGCGAAGCTGGCGGACTTCGGCCTCGCGCACGCGGTCGCGTCGACCGATGCGGCGCTGTCGCAATCGCAGCGCGGCGATCGCTTTCGTCACGCGGTGGTCGGCACGCCGGCGACGATGGCCCCAGAGCAGCACGGAGGTCGAGAGACCGACGCACGGACCGATCAGTACGGCTACTGCGCGACACTGTTCATGGCGCTGCATGGGCGGGCACCCTTCGCCGGCCGCGACCTCGAGGTGTTGCTGGCGGCCAAGCGCGCCCACGCGCCGCAGTACGCCGGCGCGCTACCGAGGTGGTTGGTCGCGGCGATCCATCGCGGTCTTTCGCCGGAGCCCGCGGGTCGCTTCGCGGACATGGCCGCACTGCTCGAGGCGCTGCGTCGTGGTCGCGGGCGCAAGCGACGATGGCTGGGCCGTGCCGCGGTCGCGACGAGTGCGGCCGCGGTGGTGGCCTTTGCCGTGCACGGTGCCGAGCCCAGCGCGGTCGAGCGCTGCGTGAGCGATGGTCAGCAACGCGCAGCGGCGGTGTGGAACGACGACGCGCGCGCATCGCTACGGGCGGGCTTGCTCGCCACCGGGGCGCCACAGGCCGAGCGCGCCGCGCTTCGTCTCGATGCCCAGCTGGTGACGGTCGCGGCCGACCACGCCGAGGTGCGTGCCGAGGTATGTGCATCGCTCGGCGTGGCCGACCCGCCCCCGGCCCAGGTCGTCGAACAGCTCGCGTGTCTCGACGGCACGCTGTCGGACATCGGCGAGTTGGTCACGCTCGCCGGTGATGCCGATGCCGACCTCGTGCGCGAGCTGAACCGCGTGCTGGGCGGCGTGACCAGCCCCCGCAGCTGCGTGCTGCGCCCGCACGTGGAGGTGCATGCCGACCCGGAGCTCGATGTGTTGCTCCGCCGCGCGCGTCTGCACGAGCGCGCGACCCACCTCGCGAGCGCAGAGCAGCTGGCCCGCACCGCGTTGGCGCTGGCGGAGCAGCGGCAGGCGACCGGCGCCGCGGCCCAGGCCCATGACGTCCTGTGCCACGTGATTGCGCAACGCGACGGTCGTGAGCCCGCGATCGCAGCCTGTGACGCGGCGCTGTTCACCGCGGAGTCTGCCGGCGATCACCTGCGTGCCGCGCTGGCGGCCAAGCAGCTGATGCACCTGTTGGCAGGGCGCGCCGAGGCCGAGCGCGTGTACGGGCTCGCGGCGGCCCACCTCGCCGCGCTGGTCGAGCGTCCACCGTGGCTGGAGATCGGCCTCATGACCGAGCTGGCCTGGATGCGCGAGCGCGAAGGTCGGCTGAGCGAGGCTGCGGCCATCGCCGACGAGGCCCTGACGGCGGCGATTGCCGAGCACGGCCCCGATGACATCGAGCTGGTCTCGATCCTGAACGGCGCCGGCAGTCTCGCGTTCCGCACCGGTCGTCTGTCCCGCGCCCAGGAGCTGTACCAGCGCGCGATCGACATCCAGGTGCGCGAGCGCGGCGACGACGATCCCGACGTGGCCGTGATGCTGCACAACCTGGGTGGCCTCGAGCTCGAGCGGGGCGAGCCGCACCGCGCGCGAGAGACCCTGACGCGTGCGTTGTCGATGCGCGTCGCGGCCTTCGGCGCGCGCTCGCCGAGGGTCACGATGACGCTCCTGCGGCTCGCCCGCGCGACCGTGCGAACCGGCGACGGCGTCGAGGCCGAGCTGCTGGCACGCACCGCCGTCGCCAACGCCGCTGCGCCGGATCACGGCGGCGCCGAGCTCCGCAGCGTGGCCGAGCGCACGCTGGCGTGGGTGCTCGCACAGACCGATCGCTGCGCGGAGGCGATCGCGGTGCTCGACGGCGTGGCATCGCCGCTCGAGCTCGACGACGAGCGGGGTGAAGAGCTGACGGTCCGCGGCGGCTGCCAGGCGCGACGGGGGGACCCGACCGCCGGGGCGACGCTCACGGCGGCGATGGCCGCGTTCGAGCGCTTCTATGGTGACGACGCCCGCGACGTGGTCGCGCCGGCGTTGCTGCTCGCGGCGTGGCACCGCGAGCGCCACGAGCTCGCGCAGGCCCGCGTGGTCGCGACGCGAGCGCTCGAGATCTGTCGCCGACGCGAGGGCAGCCCCGCCGAACAGCGCGAGGTCGAGGCGTTGGTCGCCGCGCTCGAGTGA
- a CDS encoding sigma-70 family RNA polymerase sigma factor yields the protein MRAVRSAGVIVRRVDSLTVATEAAGAIERTPVSAGALRVWVRRRLGVSSTSMAASPEPDDLSLLAAWRGGDRPAGNAFVNRHFATVYAFLRRRLPDDAAAAKDLAQRTFLACLEAGEAFAPTGSVRVYLVGIARNTLLRYFRERRPSEAEATLPGAVTSPSRAFVRAEESELVRASMAQLPESLRTTLELHYWEELPVAEIAVLLEVAPGTVKWRLHEGRKQLRALIERAEVGVELRAATLRGLASWE from the coding sequence ATGCGCGCGGTTCGTTCCGCCGGGGTGATCGTGCGGCGCGTCGACTCGCTGACCGTTGCGACCGAGGCCGCCGGTGCGATCGAGCGCACGCCGGTATCGGCGGGCGCGCTGCGCGTGTGGGTGCGCCGACGCCTCGGTGTATCCTCGACGTCGATGGCGGCGTCGCCCGAGCCCGACGATCTCTCGCTGCTGGCCGCGTGGCGCGGCGGCGACCGACCGGCGGGCAATGCCTTCGTGAACCGCCACTTCGCCACGGTGTACGCGTTCTTGCGCCGCCGCCTGCCCGACGACGCCGCGGCTGCGAAGGACCTCGCGCAGCGGACCTTCCTGGCCTGCCTCGAGGCCGGCGAGGCGTTCGCGCCCACGGGGAGCGTGCGGGTCTACCTGGTCGGCATCGCCCGCAACACGCTGTTGCGGTACTTCCGAGAGCGACGTCCGAGCGAGGCCGAAGCCACGCTCCCGGGCGCCGTGACCTCGCCGAGCCGTGCCTTCGTCCGCGCCGAGGAATCGGAGCTGGTGCGCGCGAGCATGGCGCAGCTGCCCGAGTCGCTGCGCACCACGCTCGAGCTGCACTACTGGGAGGAGCTGCCGGTCGCCGAGATCGCGGTCTTGCTCGAGGTCGCGCCCGGCACGGTGAAGTGGCGCCTGCACGAGGGGCGCAAGCAACTGCGCGCGCTCATCGAGCGCGCCGAGGTCGGCGTCGAGCTCAGGGCCGCGACGCTGCGGGGGCTCGCGTCGTGGGAGTGA
- a CDS encoding response regulator produces the protein MALDESMHVLLVEDDPGDAHMLRAWLVESTEPRFRVSHVTHLADAGAHAEAVAYDAVILDLSVSDGRGVDSVTLFREHAPDAAIVVVSGSEDACVATDTVHQGAHEHLVKRDITGPTLTAAIARAVVRRRLAAGALKLAEQARTSASRLRRLLHHLDSGLILCDAAGVVEYANAAAELWLGVRVGDALPDPFVRMSKPTRAHVDVISPDGGRHRFDVRTWAEPADGGLVVMLCADTNAGVAHVSTDLAPIAHVTLRAGLDCMGWRLDRLRELLDASLAQDPSVLVTEALALGEDLSRLLDDARRMIARPQVHAGA, from the coding sequence ATGGCGCTCGACGAATCCATGCACGTGCTGCTCGTCGAGGATGATCCCGGCGACGCGCACATGCTCCGTGCATGGCTGGTCGAGTCCACCGAGCCGCGCTTTCGGGTCTCGCACGTCACACACCTCGCAGACGCCGGCGCCCACGCCGAGGCAGTGGCCTACGACGCGGTGATCCTCGACCTCTCGGTGTCGGACGGCCGCGGCGTCGACAGCGTCACGTTGTTCCGCGAGCACGCGCCCGACGCCGCCATCGTCGTCGTCAGCGGCAGCGAAGACGCCTGCGTGGCCACCGACACCGTGCACCAGGGTGCTCACGAGCACCTCGTGAAGCGCGACATCACCGGGCCGACCCTGACGGCAGCGATCGCACGCGCGGTGGTGCGTCGCCGACTCGCTGCCGGCGCGCTCAAGCTGGCCGAGCAGGCGCGCACGAGTGCGTCTCGGCTGCGCCGCCTGCTGCACCACCTCGACTCGGGTTTGATCCTCTGCGACGCCGCGGGCGTGGTGGAGTACGCCAACGCCGCGGCCGAGCTCTGGCTCGGCGTGCGCGTCGGCGACGCGTTGCCCGACCCGTTCGTGCGCATGTCCAAGCCAACGCGAGCCCACGTCGACGTCATCTCGCCGGACGGCGGGCGACACCGCTTCGACGTGCGCACGTGGGCCGAGCCGGCCGACGGTGGGCTCGTCGTGATGCTCTGCGCCGACACGAACGCCGGGGTTGCGCACGTGTCGACCGACCTGGCACCCATCGCCCACGTGACGCTGCGCGCGGGGCTCGACTGCATGGGCTGGCGCCTCGATCGGCTCCGCGAGCTGCTCGATGCATCACTCGCCCAAGACCCGAGTGTGCTCGTGACCGAAGCCCTTGCGCTCGGCGAGGACCTCTCGCGACTGCTCGACGACGCGCGCCGCATGATCGCGCGCCCGCAGGTCCACGCCGGCGCATAG